The Streptomyces achromogenes genome window below encodes:
- a CDS encoding SDR family NAD(P)-dependent oxidoreductase, whose product MEDFSARPGTAFVAGGTGGIGAAIVRTLAERGSDVVFTYRSSQGAAENLVRQMKSHGRQVTAVRLDLTDEAETARGVRGCGGVHTLVYAAGPHVPMTHLSKVTPSRYRAQLEADAVAFFNLVHPALPLLRESSGSIVAVTTVATRRYPVRDGLSSGAKGAVEAVARALAAEEGRYGVRVNCVAPGMLTDGIAGRLIDTGELDEETLAVTRRNIPLGRFGQAQDIAEAVAFLASDRARFVTGQALGVDGGYSV is encoded by the coding sequence ATGGAGGACTTCTCCGCCAGGCCGGGCACGGCCTTCGTGGCCGGTGGTACCGGTGGCATCGGCGCCGCGATCGTGAGGACGCTGGCCGAACGCGGCAGCGACGTCGTGTTCACCTACCGCTCCTCCCAGGGAGCCGCGGAGAATCTTGTCCGGCAGATGAAGAGCCACGGCCGCCAGGTCACCGCCGTCCGGTTGGACCTGACCGACGAGGCGGAGACGGCCCGGGGGGTGCGCGGATGCGGCGGTGTGCACACGCTGGTGTACGCGGCCGGGCCGCACGTGCCCATGACCCACCTGAGCAAGGTCACGCCCAGCCGGTACCGCGCCCAGCTGGAGGCCGACGCGGTGGCGTTCTTCAACCTCGTCCATCCCGCGCTGCCGCTGCTGCGGGAGAGCAGCGGCAGCATCGTCGCCGTCACCACCGTCGCCACGCGCCGCTACCCCGTCCGCGACGGGCTCTCCTCGGGCGCCAAAGGGGCGGTCGAGGCCGTCGCCCGTGCCCTGGCCGCCGAGGAGGGCCGCTACGGCGTCCGCGTCAACTGCGTCGCCCCGGGCATGCTCACGGACGGCATCGCGGGCCGGCTGATCGACACGGGCGAACTCGACGAGGAGACCCTCGCCGTCACCCGCCGCAACATCCCCCTGGGCCGGTTCGGGCAGGCCCAGGACATCGCGGAGGCGGTCGCGTTCCTCGCCTCGGACCGGGCCCGGTTCGTCACGGGGCAGGCGCTGGGGGTCGACGGCGGGTACAGCGTCTGA
- a CDS encoding amidohydrolase family protein has protein sequence MRVHGGLHRGTGRDTGGDMLIRDVEVEGRGRVDVRVESGRVAGIGRRLSGDAQVEGRGAALLPGLHDHHVHLTALAAEAASVRVGPAEVHGRDELTKSLRAGAPGEWVRAVGYHESVAGELDRWTLDALVPDRPVRVQHRSGAMWVLNSAALRAAGLESADGRLWREDGRLRALLRPVPLDLAGVGRRAAALGVTGFTNADPHPADGLTQTLSVLPQRLVVMGVDPPVKLMLDDPTLPIPADLAATVAAIRPRPVAVHCVTRVQLLVTLLALEEAGAVEGDRIEHGSVIPAEALPRLRRLGVTVVTQPHFPVERARAYATEVHPDDRPHLYRCRSLAEASVPVAAGTDAPYGTHDPWAVMRAAVARDAAERLTPRTALGLFLGSPHRPERPRRVTVGSPADLCLLHVPLREALDALTADTVRAAYVQGRPITEPAPDNGGAQ, from the coding sequence GTGCGTGTCCATGGCGGCCTGCACCGCGGCACAGGCCGGGACACCGGCGGCGACATGCTGATCAGGGACGTGGAGGTCGAGGGGCGGGGACGGGTGGACGTCCGTGTCGAGAGCGGCCGGGTCGCCGGGATCGGACGCCGACTGTCCGGGGACGCCCAGGTCGAAGGGCGTGGCGCGGCGCTGCTGCCCGGACTCCACGACCACCACGTCCACCTCACGGCGCTGGCGGCCGAGGCGGCCTCGGTGCGGGTGGGGCCTGCCGAGGTGCACGGACGCGACGAACTCACCAAGTCCTTGCGGGCCGGGGCGCCGGGGGAGTGGGTCCGCGCCGTCGGCTACCACGAGAGCGTCGCGGGTGAGCTGGACCGGTGGACGCTGGACGCCCTCGTCCCCGACCGGCCGGTCCGGGTGCAGCACCGCAGCGGCGCCATGTGGGTCCTGAACAGCGCCGCGCTGCGGGCGGCCGGGCTGGAGAGCGCCGACGGGCGCCTGTGGCGTGAGGACGGCCGCCTGCGCGCCCTCCTCCGGCCTGTGCCGCTCGACCTGGCCGGCGTCGGGCGCCGCGCCGCGGCCCTCGGCGTCACCGGGTTCACCAACGCCGACCCGCACCCCGCCGACGGTCTCACGCAGACGCTGTCCGTCCTGCCCCAGCGGCTCGTCGTCATGGGCGTCGACCCGCCGGTGAAGCTGATGCTCGACGACCCGACCCTGCCCATCCCCGCAGATCTGGCCGCCACGGTGGCCGCGATACGGCCCCGGCCAGTCGCCGTGCACTGCGTCACCCGCGTGCAGTTGCTCGTCACACTCCTCGCACTGGAGGAGGCGGGCGCGGTCGAGGGAGACCGGATCGAGCACGGGTCCGTGATCCCGGCCGAGGCTCTCCCACGCCTTCGCCGGCTCGGCGTGACCGTGGTGACGCAGCCCCACTTCCCGGTCGAGCGGGCTCGGGCCTACGCCACCGAGGTACATCCCGACGACCGGCCGCACCTCTACCGCTGCCGGAGCCTCGCCGAAGCGAGCGTCCCGGTCGCCGCCGGCACCGACGCGCCGTACGGCACCCACGACCCCTGGGCCGTCATGCGGGCCGCCGTCGCACGCGACGCGGCAGAGCGCCTCACCCCGCGCACGGCACTGGGACTGTTCCTGGGCAGCCCGCACCGGCCGGAACGCCCCCGACGGGTGACGGTCGGCTCGCCGGCCGACCTGTGCCTGCTCCACGTACCCCTGCGGGAGGCGCTCGACGCGCTGACCGCCGACACGGTACGGGCCGCCTACGTACAGGGCCGGCCGATCACCGAGCCCGCGCCGGACAACGGAGGAGCGCAGTGA
- a CDS encoding CoA transferase has translation MKNAALARWMATVEGRLGPLTAVADDFATLTGVPVDLAGALFERAELAGFRLPARVSAGGSCQLLATADGWAAVNLARPDDHVALPALLALLGAPRAGLRTAARRTGATELVRSAQMLGMAAAALGSERGDRVPVRAERHGQPRPRDLNGLKVVDLSALWAGPLCARLLGLAGARVVKVESTTRPDGARYGHPDFYRRLHDGHESLVLDFASGALAGALADADVVVEASRPRALRRLGAHAEELLAARPGRVWVSITGYGRDDDRIAFGDDAAIAGGLAGRDRHGDPVFLGDALADPVTGLYAAHAVARSLARGGGELLCVSMAACTAAQAGTPAATC, from the coding sequence ATGAAGAATGCCGCTCTCGCCCGCTGGATGGCAACCGTGGAGGGCAGACTCGGGCCCCTGACCGCCGTCGCTGACGACTTCGCCACCCTGACCGGCGTACCCGTCGACCTCGCCGGTGCGCTCTTCGAGCGGGCCGAGCTCGCCGGATTCCGCCTCCCGGCCAGAGTTTCGGCAGGTGGCTCCTGCCAGCTCCTCGCCACCGCCGACGGTTGGGCCGCGGTCAATCTGGCCCGCCCCGACGACCATGTCGCCCTCCCGGCCCTCCTCGCGCTCCTCGGCGCACCCCGCGCCGGGCTGCGGACCGCCGCGCGCCGGACCGGCGCGACCGAACTGGTGCGATCCGCCCAGATGCTGGGCATGGCCGCCGCGGCACTCGGATCCGAGCGCGGCGACCGCGTGCCGGTGCGCGCCGAACGGCACGGGCAGCCCCGCCCGCGCGACCTCAACGGTCTGAAGGTCGTCGACCTGTCCGCGCTCTGGGCGGGCCCCCTGTGCGCACGTCTGCTGGGGCTGGCCGGTGCCCGGGTCGTGAAGGTGGAGAGCACCACCCGGCCGGACGGGGCCCGCTACGGCCACCCGGACTTCTACCGCCGCCTGCACGACGGGCACGAGAGCCTGGTCCTTGACTTCGCCTCCGGCGCACTCGCCGGGGCGCTCGCGGACGCCGACGTGGTCGTGGAGGCGTCCCGGCCGCGGGCACTGCGGCGGCTCGGCGCGCATGCGGAGGAGCTCCTCGCCGCCCGCCCCGGCCGAGTGTGGGTGAGCATCACCGGGTACGGCCGCGACGACGACCGGATCGCCTTCGGCGACGACGCGGCCATCGCCGGCGGCCTGGCGGGCCGCGACCGGCACGGCGACCCGGTGTTCCTCGGCGACGCGCTCGCCGATCCCGTCACCGGCCTGTACGCCGCCCACGCCGTCGCCCGCTCACTGGCCCGGGGCGGCGGAGAACTGCTGTGCGTGTCCATGGCGGCCTGCACCGCGGCACAGGCCGGGACACCGGCGGCGACATGCTGA
- a CDS encoding enoyl-CoA hydratase/isomerase family protein, translating into MEPPFLLVDLDGPASHPSRETSCVRVAVAAEPAETTGEFDLLLTVSPDPPRPWVGCADPYVTAQRLRDIVTTRPDACLALVQVLRMGPSLPPPDRLIMESLAYSTLQAGAAFRSWLAGKRPRAARPSTEPVLLDRDGDRLTITLNRPRVHNAFDAATRDALCEALEVAVSDPTVTRVDLRGNGPSFCSGGDLAEFGSSTDPARAHHVRVHRSPAALLQRCTAEVTAHLHGACVGAGIELAAFAGRVTVAPDTVIRLPEIDMGLIPGAGGTASLPTRIGRERTAYLALTGAALSATEARRWGLADETASGHADAGGALAIHSSEN; encoded by the coding sequence ATGGAGCCACCCTTCCTCCTGGTCGACCTCGACGGCCCGGCCTCCCACCCCTCACGGGAAACCTCCTGTGTGCGCGTCGCCGTGGCGGCAGAACCCGCGGAAACGACCGGGGAGTTCGACCTGCTGCTCACCGTGTCGCCCGACCCGCCCCGGCCCTGGGTCGGGTGCGCCGATCCGTACGTAACCGCGCAGCGACTCAGGGACATCGTCACCACCCGCCCCGACGCCTGCCTGGCCCTCGTGCAGGTGCTCCGCATGGGCCCCAGCCTGCCGCCGCCCGACCGGCTGATCATGGAGTCCCTCGCCTACTCCACCCTCCAGGCCGGGGCCGCCTTCCGGTCCTGGCTCGCCGGGAAGCGCCCGCGTGCCGCCCGCCCGTCCACCGAGCCGGTCCTGCTCGACCGGGACGGCGACCGGCTGACCATCACACTGAACCGCCCCCGGGTGCACAACGCCTTCGACGCCGCCACGCGGGACGCCCTGTGCGAGGCGCTGGAAGTCGCCGTGTCCGACCCGACGGTCACCCGCGTCGACCTGCGCGGCAACGGCCCCTCCTTCTGCAGCGGCGGCGACCTCGCCGAGTTCGGCTCCTCGACCGACCCGGCGCGGGCCCACCATGTGCGCGTGCACCGCAGCCCCGCCGCCCTGCTCCAGCGGTGCACTGCCGAGGTGACAGCGCATCTGCACGGCGCCTGTGTCGGCGCGGGCATCGAACTGGCCGCCTTCGCCGGCCGGGTGACGGTTGCGCCGGACACGGTGATCCGGCTGCCCGAGATCGACATGGGGCTGATCCCGGGGGCGGGCGGCACAGCGAGCCTGCCGACGCGCATCGGCCGCGAACGGACCGCCTACCTGGCCTTGACCGGTGCCGCGCTCAGCGCGACGGAGGCCCGGCGCTGGGGTCTGGCCGACGAGACAGCGAGCGGTCACGCCGACGCGGGTGGGGCACTAGCCATACACAGTAGTGAGAACTAA
- a CDS encoding cytochrome P450 — translation MAHDEPPEDIDAIDFFRDDSTVADPYPYFDALRARCPVTREPHHGVMMVTGYDEAVQIAQDPRTFSSCLSVTGPFPGFPVPLEGDDVSELIERHRDELPMSDQLPTLDPPVHTAHRGLLMRLITPKRLKENEAAVREIADRMLDTFLTRAEGEFISEFAGPFTLLVIADLLGVPEEDREEFLDKLQRRPRAGGGIGSTGEDSLAHSPLEFLYGRFSDYIEDRRREPREDVLTGLATATFPDGSLPEVADAVRVAANLFSAGQETTVRLLSSAFKVIAERPDIQTLLRTEPDRIPNFVEETLRMESPVKGDFRLSRVPAAVGGVEIPAGTTLMVVNGAANRDPRRFQDPATFDPARPNARHHIAFGRGIHTCPGAPLARAEARIGIERLLARTGDIRISERVHGPAHARRYQYLPTYILRGLTHLNLEFTPAEGSTR, via the coding sequence GTGGCCCACGACGAGCCGCCCGAGGACATCGACGCGATCGACTTCTTTCGGGACGACAGCACCGTGGCGGACCCGTACCCCTACTTCGACGCCCTGCGCGCACGCTGCCCGGTCACCCGGGAACCCCACCACGGCGTGATGATGGTGACCGGGTACGACGAGGCGGTCCAGATCGCGCAGGACCCGCGGACCTTCTCGTCCTGCCTGTCGGTGACCGGCCCCTTCCCGGGTTTTCCGGTTCCGCTGGAGGGTGACGACGTCAGCGAGCTCATCGAGCGGCACCGCGACGAGCTGCCGATGAGCGATCAGCTGCCGACCCTCGATCCGCCCGTGCACACCGCGCACCGCGGGCTGCTGATGCGGCTGATCACCCCGAAGCGGCTCAAGGAGAACGAAGCGGCCGTCCGGGAGATCGCCGACCGCATGCTCGACACCTTCCTGACCCGGGCGGAGGGCGAGTTCATCAGCGAGTTCGCCGGTCCGTTCACGCTGCTCGTCATCGCGGACCTGCTCGGCGTGCCCGAGGAGGACCGGGAGGAGTTCCTCGACAAGCTCCAACGCCGGCCGCGGGCCGGGGGCGGCATCGGCAGCACCGGCGAGGACTCCCTCGCCCACTCGCCACTGGAGTTCCTGTACGGTCGGTTCTCGGACTACATCGAGGACCGGCGCCGGGAGCCGCGCGAGGACGTTCTGACCGGCCTGGCCACCGCCACGTTCCCCGACGGCTCCCTGCCGGAGGTCGCCGACGCCGTCCGGGTGGCTGCCAACCTGTTCTCGGCAGGGCAGGAGACCACGGTCCGCCTGCTCAGCTCCGCGTTCAAGGTGATCGCCGAACGCCCCGACATTCAGACGCTGTTGCGCACGGAGCCGGACCGCATCCCCAACTTCGTCGAGGAGACGCTCCGGATGGAGAGCCCGGTCAAGGGCGACTTCCGGCTCTCCCGCGTCCCGGCCGCGGTAGGCGGGGTGGAGATCCCGGCGGGCACCACGCTGATGGTGGTCAACGGCGCGGCCAATCGCGACCCGCGCCGCTTCCAGGACCCGGCGACCTTCGACCCCGCCCGCCCGAACGCCCGCCACCACATCGCCTTCGGCCGCGGCATCCACACCTGCCCCGGCGCACCGCTCGCCCGGGCCGAGGCACGGATCGGCATCGAGCGTCTCCTGGCCCGCACCGGCGACATCCGGATCTCCGAGCGCGTGCACGGACCGGCCCACGCGCGCCGCTACCAATACCTCCCGACCTACATCCTGCGGGGCCTGACACACCTCAACCTGGAGTTCACACCCGCCGAGGGGAGCACCCGATGA
- a CDS encoding ferredoxin, producing the protein MKITIDEDRCRGHGVCCTVSPEVFDLSDDGYAVTEQPDVPQEFEQAARSAAKSCPERAITCH; encoded by the coding sequence ATGAAGATCACCATCGACGAGGACCGCTGCCGCGGTCACGGCGTCTGCTGCACCGTCAGTCCCGAGGTGTTCGACCTGAGCGACGACGGCTACGCCGTGACCGAACAGCCCGACGTACCGCAGGAGTTCGAGCAGGCGGCGCGCTCGGCGGCGAAGAGCTGCCCCGAGCGCGCCATCACCTGCCACTGA
- a CDS encoding DUF1330 domain-containing protein yields MPKGYVILTEAIRDQAGMNAYSRAAARSMAEAGARVLAVEGEPEVLEGQWHGDRTVVLEFGSVEAAREWYESAEYAKAKPLRHAAAETNAVLVAGFEMPPRPA; encoded by the coding sequence ATGCCCAAGGGGTACGTGATCCTGACCGAGGCCATCCGCGACCAGGCCGGGATGAACGCCTACAGTCGGGCGGCCGCCCGGTCGATGGCTGAGGCAGGCGCCCGCGTGCTCGCCGTCGAAGGAGAGCCCGAGGTGCTGGAGGGTCAGTGGCACGGCGACCGGACGGTCGTCCTCGAATTCGGGTCGGTCGAGGCGGCACGGGAGTGGTATGAGTCGGCCGAGTACGCGAAGGCCAAGCCGCTGCGGCACGCGGCGGCGGAGACCAACGCCGTACTGGTCGCCGGGTTCGAGATGCCACCACGGCCGGCCTGA
- a CDS encoding LLM class flavin-dependent oxidoreductase — MSVPELSCGFPPGPDFADLAVLAEELGYARVWIYDSAPLWEDPFVHLALAARRTTRIGLATSVLVPDERSVMSMASGIATLARLAPGRFRACFGTGFTARLALGQPPMRLDAFAEYVRAVRGLLAGDTVLLDGEPARMLHAPGLTAARPLDVPVWLSVFGPRGSALATGLADGIIGRPHPGLPTATIVSGTVLDDGEDAGSARVREAIGPWRVVDWHDAYARGGAEAVDAKPGGRAWREALEEVAEAGEHRLLAFEGHVTDLTDRDRLLLEHIDTATMVGDAARIGRKLTRLGELGFQEVVYTPTGPDVRRELRAFAATL; from the coding sequence GTGAGTGTCCCCGAGTTGTCGTGCGGTTTCCCTCCCGGCCCCGACTTCGCCGATCTGGCCGTTCTCGCCGAGGAACTCGGCTACGCCCGGGTGTGGATCTACGACTCCGCGCCCTTGTGGGAGGACCCCTTCGTCCACCTGGCCCTGGCGGCCCGCCGGACGACCCGCATCGGCCTGGCCACCTCGGTGCTCGTGCCGGACGAGCGCTCAGTGATGTCCATGGCGTCCGGGATCGCCACCCTCGCCCGGCTGGCGCCCGGCCGCTTCCGGGCCTGTTTCGGCACCGGCTTCACGGCCCGACTGGCCCTGGGGCAGCCGCCGATGCGGCTCGACGCCTTCGCCGAGTACGTCCGCGCCGTGCGCGGGCTCCTGGCGGGTGACACCGTTTTGCTGGACGGCGAGCCGGCACGCATGCTGCACGCCCCCGGGTTGACGGCGGCCCGCCCGTTGGACGTGCCGGTGTGGCTCAGCGTCTTCGGCCCCCGGGGCAGCGCCCTGGCCACAGGACTGGCCGACGGGATCATCGGAAGGCCACATCCCGGCCTCCCCACGGCGACCATCGTGTCCGGCACGGTCCTCGACGACGGCGAGGACGCCGGCAGCGCACGCGTGCGGGAGGCCATCGGGCCCTGGCGGGTCGTCGACTGGCACGACGCCTACGCGCGCGGCGGTGCCGAGGCGGTCGACGCCAAGCCGGGAGGGCGCGCCTGGCGGGAGGCGCTGGAGGAGGTCGCCGAGGCCGGGGAACACCGCCTGCTCGCCTTCGAGGGGCACGTAACCGACCTGACGGACCGTGACCGGCTGCTGCTGGAACACATCGACACCGCGACCATGGTCGGCGATGCCGCCCGCATCGGCCGCAAGCTGACGCGGCTTGGTGAGCTCGGCTTCCAGGAGGTCGTCTACACACCGACGGGACCCGACGTCCGGCGGGAACTGCGGGCCTTCGCCGCGACCCTGTGA
- a CDS encoding FtsX-like permease family protein, with translation MRALDRTTWALTWGLTRAGGRTGLLATGLAVAAAAVSTTLLLLCVALNLGFQHRADRTDWRNPVESSRPVAVEAVGTTFTRGVAVTVVDVARLPGRAVPAPPGLDRFPAPGELWVSPAFGALLDRLPADRHPVSGTPTGTLGRAALAHPGELVAVIGHRPGDPAVTAERAPDPRRVGDIVSPTRIASFTGAPLTDGTGKAYESVARVATVLVIVPLLVLAASAARLSVSRRDQRLAALRLIGATPGRVAGLTAAEALLTGTAGVLLGALGYAVLLPAEASLPLAGGSWYPADLWIGARPLLVVTAGVIALVVVSALAGLRQVVVGPLGVTRRSLGRGASAVRAVVFVAVVAGYGWISKQYGSDDSMALYAFAAVFLALAVMGPWVVRILGRIVTALAKRPATLLAGRRLLDDPKAAWRIVSGLTLAGFVAGFFALLTLNSAPPWGGRPDQLAIAAPVHTVTQVRKQAEQRLRAADVSAVVGVDDGFVATAPYDSRQVTVTVSGGPAELDRARTALSGLTPDQYPLTTTDVNWSETQFTQDFTTLTRVVLVVTFTIAITSAGITAAASVLDRRRTYALLHLAGTPLQVLDRARNRETLIPVTVLAGGAVAAGLLCGGSMMLAGADSSFDAHGLTVLAVCCVAGIGGILAAGGLSRPLLRSVTRQAGARDE, from the coding sequence ATGAGGGCACTGGACCGCACCACCTGGGCACTGACCTGGGGGCTCACGCGGGCCGGCGGCCGCACCGGCCTGCTCGCCACTGGGCTCGCGGTCGCGGCGGCGGCCGTGTCCACCACACTGCTGCTGCTGTGCGTCGCGCTGAACCTCGGCTTCCAGCACCGCGCGGACCGCACCGACTGGCGCAACCCTGTGGAGTCCTCGCGCCCGGTGGCGGTCGAGGCGGTCGGGACCACGTTCACCCGGGGAGTAGCCGTCACCGTCGTGGACGTCGCCCGACTGCCCGGACGTGCCGTTCCCGCTCCACCCGGTCTGGACCGCTTCCCCGCGCCCGGCGAACTGTGGGTCTCCCCGGCGTTCGGCGCCCTGCTCGACCGGCTGCCCGCCGACCGGCACCCGGTGTCCGGCACACCCACCGGAACCCTGGGCCGCGCGGCACTGGCCCACCCCGGTGAACTCGTCGCGGTGATCGGACACCGCCCCGGCGACCCGGCGGTCACCGCCGAGCGAGCGCCGGACCCGCGCCGGGTGGGGGACATCGTCTCGCCCACCCGCATCGCGTCCTTCACCGGTGCGCCGCTGACGGACGGCACGGGCAAGGCGTACGAGTCCGTGGCCCGGGTCGCCACCGTCCTTGTCATCGTTCCGCTGCTGGTGCTGGCGGCCTCCGCCGCGCGGCTGTCGGTCTCCCGCCGCGACCAGCGGCTCGCCGCGCTACGCCTGATCGGCGCCACCCCGGGCCGTGTCGCCGGGCTGACCGCCGCCGAAGCGTTGCTGACCGGAACGGCCGGGGTGCTGCTCGGCGCCCTGGGGTACGCCGTGCTGCTGCCGGCCGAGGCGAGCCTGCCGCTCGCGGGCGGCTCCTGGTACCCGGCCGACCTGTGGATCGGCGCACGACCGTTGCTCGTCGTGACGGCCGGGGTGATCGCGCTGGTCGTCGTCAGCGCGCTCGCCGGGCTCAGGCAGGTGGTCGTCGGTCCGCTGGGTGTGACCCGCCGCTCCCTCGGCCGTGGCGCGAGCGCCGTGCGGGCGGTGGTCTTCGTGGCCGTCGTCGCCGGATACGGCTGGATCAGCAAGCAGTACGGCAGCGACGACTCGATGGCGCTGTACGCGTTCGCCGCGGTTTTCCTGGCGCTGGCCGTGATGGGGCCCTGGGTGGTGCGAATCCTGGGCAGGATCGTCACCGCCCTGGCCAAGCGGCCCGCGACGCTCCTGGCCGGGCGTCGGCTCCTGGACGATCCCAAGGCAGCGTGGCGGATCGTCTCCGGGCTCACCCTGGCCGGTTTCGTCGCCGGCTTCTTCGCCCTGCTCACCCTGAACAGCGCTCCCCCGTGGGGGGGACGCCCCGACCAACTCGCCATCGCCGCACCGGTCCACACGGTGACGCAGGTGCGGAAACAGGCCGAACAGCGTCTGCGGGCCGCTGACGTGAGCGCCGTGGTCGGCGTGGACGACGGCTTCGTGGCCACGGCTCCCTACGACAGCCGTCAGGTCACCGTCACCGTCTCCGGCGGCCCGGCCGAACTGGACCGCGCCCGCACCGCGCTCTCCGGCCTGACGCCGGACCAGTACCCGCTCACCACCACCGACGTGAACTGGTCCGAGACACAGTTCACCCAGGACTTCACCACCCTCACCCGAGTGGTCCTCGTGGTGACCTTCACGATCGCCATCACCTCGGCCGGGATCACCGCGGCCGCCTCCGTCCTGGACCGCCGCCGCACCTACGCCCTGCTGCATTTGGCAGGAACCCCGCTACAGGTCCTGGACCGCGCCCGGAACCGGGAGACGCTCATCCCGGTCACGGTGCTGGCCGGCGGGGCCGTCGCGGCAGGGCTGCTGTGCGGGGGCTCGATGATGCTGGCCGGCGCCGACTCGTCGTTCGACGCACACGGCCTGACCGTTCTCGCGGTGTGCTGCGTCGCAGGGATCGGCGGGATTCTCGCGGCCGGCGGCCTGAGCCGTCCCCTGCTGCGCTCGGTCACCCGGCAGGCAGGAGCGCGCGACGAGTAG
- a CDS encoding ABC transporter ATP-binding protein, which produces MNTSSAVLAGTGLFKSYGTARALAGVDLDVMAGQSLAVMGPSGSGKSTLLHCLAGIERPDSGEVLLDGKRIDRLGEPARSELRRTAFGFVFQSGQLLPELPADENVALPLMLGGTARRTAVEEARQWFGPLGLQGLEGRRPGQLSGGQAQRVAIARALVGRPKVIFADEPTGALDQATGMEVIHLLTDVSRRQGAALVLVTHDANVARWCDRTVQVRDGRLAESHTETETESGARTATGTDAEAGIR; this is translated from the coding sequence ATGAACACCTCCTCCGCAGTCCTGGCCGGCACCGGCCTGTTCAAGTCCTACGGCACGGCCCGCGCCCTGGCCGGGGTCGACCTCGACGTGATGGCCGGCCAGTCACTGGCCGTCATGGGCCCGTCCGGCTCCGGCAAATCCACCCTGCTGCACTGCCTGGCCGGCATCGAACGACCCGACTCCGGCGAGGTGCTGCTGGACGGCAAGCGCATCGACCGGCTCGGCGAGCCGGCCCGCAGCGAGCTGCGCCGCACCGCGTTCGGCTTCGTCTTCCAGTCCGGCCAACTCCTGCCGGAACTGCCCGCCGACGAGAACGTCGCCCTGCCGCTGATGCTCGGCGGCACGGCACGCCGGACGGCCGTCGAGGAAGCCCGGCAGTGGTTCGGGCCGCTGGGCCTGCAAGGTCTGGAGGGCCGGCGTCCGGGGCAGCTCTCCGGCGGCCAGGCGCAGCGGGTGGCCATCGCCCGGGCCCTGGTCGGCCGCCCGAAAGTGATCTTCGCGGACGAACCGACCGGCGCACTGGACCAGGCCACCGGCATGGAGGTGATCCACCTGCTGACGGACGTCAGCCGCCGCCAGGGCGCCGCCCTCGTCCTGGTCACCCACGACGCGAACGTGGCCCGCTGGTGCGACCGCACGGTGCAGGTCCGTGACGGCAGGCTGGCCGAGTCTCACACAGAGACAGAGACAGAGTCCGGGGCCCGGACGGCAACCGGGACCGACGCGGAGGCGGGGATCCGGTGA